The Patescibacteria group bacterium DNA segment AAGGAGGTGATTTATTTTACCTTAACTTCAGCAAAAAAGACGCCGGCGTCGAAGCCGGCGTCTTTGTATGTCTTAATTTTAGCCATTTTTTCTTTTAGAGGCAAAACTTCAGAAAATAATCCGAAAAAATCCTTATTTTGGTTCAATTCTGATCGCCTCTCGGATTGAAGCGCAAATTTTATCTTAATATCCAGCCGCCATCGACCACAATAACCTGACCGGTAATGTAATCGGATTTTTCCGAAGCTAAAAAGGCGACGGCGTTGGCGATGTCGGCAGGCAAGCCCATGCGAGCCGCCGGAATCATCGCGATCGTTTGTTTGGTTTGCTCTTCCGAACCGCCGGAAGCGCCCGGGGTTTGGATCGCGCCCGGCGCGACCGCGTTAACCGTAATTTTTTTATGCGCCAATTCTAAAGCCAAGGCGCGGATAAATCCGTTGATGCCGCCCTTGGAAGCGCAATAATGAGTCAGGCCTTCAAATCCGATTAGCGAGGCGACCGAGGAAATACTGATAATACGGCCGCCCTCCGGCAGATGCTTCACTGCTTCCTGCGAACACAGAAAGTTGCTTTTTAAATTAATATTCATGACCTT contains these protein-coding regions:
- a CDS encoding SDR family NAD(P)-dependent oxidoreductase gives rise to the protein MSLKNKVAIVTGAARGIGRGITEELASLGCNIVIADLNQKDCEPVADEIRKMGVEAIGVGCDVSHRSDVENLLGKTLEKFGRVDIMVNNAGIYPFKSFAELSEEDWDKVMNINLKSNFLCSQEAVKHLPEGGRIISISSVASLIGFEGLTHYCASKGGINGFIRALALELAHKKITVNAVAPGAIQTPGASGGSEEQTKQTIAMIPAARMGLPADIANAVAFLASEKSDYITGQVIVVDGGWILR